One stretch of Chitinophaga pendula DNA includes these proteins:
- a CDS encoding SRPBCC family protein, translated as MHTQSWSRFTRRIAIEAAPKAIYDAFIIPAQLEKWFLRQARFIQQDGQQRKPHLPVQIGDTYLWRWYGHPDEITEQGTILEMNGKDRLRFSFGKAGIVTIQIRHEQGKYILELTQEEIPFHEQPEHNLHLDCSNGWTFYMTNLKSILEGGIDLRNKDEQLKEVINA; from the coding sequence ATGCATACACAATCATGGAGTCGATTCACGAGGCGTATAGCAATAGAAGCTGCCCCCAAAGCTATCTACGATGCATTTATCATACCGGCACAACTGGAAAAATGGTTCCTCCGGCAGGCAAGATTCATACAACAGGATGGACAACAACGTAAACCGCACCTGCCCGTACAAATAGGCGATACCTACCTCTGGCGCTGGTATGGACACCCCGATGAAATAACAGAACAAGGCACTATACTTGAAATGAATGGAAAGGATCGTTTGCGTTTTTCATTCGGGAAGGCAGGGATCGTAACCATACAGATCCGGCATGAACAGGGAAAATATATATTGGAATTAACACAGGAAGAGATCCCCTTTCACGAACAACCGGAACATAACCTACACCTGGATTGCTCCAATGGCTGGACATTTTACATGACTAACCTGAAATCTATACTGGAAGGCGGCATCGATCTACGCAACAAAGACGAGCAGCTAAAAGAAGTAATCAATGCATAA
- a CDS encoding IPT/TIG domain-containing protein, whose amino-acid sequence MIYRTIISTVITVAVCWLSACQTNQQARQTAHVLPTIVQSATAGAYVTIKGHGFSANAADIKVTFGNVEATIISASATQLLVKVPAIGKGTVRVTVTVNDQVSDVALFNCTAVPALAYSAAF is encoded by the coding sequence ATGATTTACAGGACAATTATCTCAACCGTTATTACGGTTGCGGTCTGCTGGCTATCTGCCTGTCAGACTAATCAGCAGGCGCGTCAAACAGCGCATGTATTACCTACTATTGTGCAATCCGCCACTGCTGGTGCTTATGTAACGATCAAAGGGCATGGTTTCAGTGCGAATGCGGCTGATATCAAGGTGACCTTTGGTAATGTAGAAGCTACGATCATCAGCGCGTCTGCGACGCAGTTGCTGGTGAAAGTGCCTGCCATCGGTAAAGGTACCGTTCGTGTAACTGTGACAGTTAATGATCAGGTATCTGATGTAGCATTGTTTAATTGCACTGCCGTACCGGCATTGGCATATTCTGCGGCCTTCTAG
- a CDS encoding S46 family peptidase, whose amino-acid sequence MKKKVLVLLLLLAVKFAKADEGMWLPYLLGQQVYNDMVKKGLKLSKEQLYSINKASIKDAIIIFGGGCTGEIVSSQGLIFTNHHCGYEAIADASSVEHNYLKDGFYAKSKDQEIPSKKLSVQFLVRVEDVTKEVEEGLKGLNGQERIQKQQSVTGAIVAKATEGTGYEARVLPMFRGNQYLLFVYERYKDIRLVGTPPESVGKYGGDTDNWEWPRHTGDFSVFRVYASKDGKPAEYSPENVPLKPKHFLPVSIKGVKENDYAMIFGYPGGTNRYESSFGVALKTAVENPSLVNLRDVRLKAMFEQMKNNPAVKLKLASSYASIANYWKFFDGESKQLLKYHVLEQKKTQEAAFEKWAAGKPEYANIFSEYDKIYKSWAPYAKHRMYMNEGVLGSPVAGFAASLQAVERALVQPNTPADAVKKAVEAADKARTAFLEEEDKASDQKILAATCKMFYTDIPKDQHPIGFYDGLKAKFGALDDDNSYRLWAAALMSNTIIFNEAKWKEFVAKPDAVTLQTDPAFAYASAFIKNYAGKYQPLALQFGLKNADLGRLYMKGIMEMEPNKQMYPDANFSMRLSYGQVKSYAPRDAVSYDYVCTMKGVLEKYQPGDYEFDLPANYVDLYNKKDFGQYKDPKRNDVVVTFITTNDITGGNSGSPVLNANGELIGLAFDGNYEALSHKIQFDQVYNRTICVDVRYVLWCIEKLGGAKNIIDELKLVKQ is encoded by the coding sequence ATGAAGAAAAAAGTATTGGTCCTGCTCTTGCTGCTGGCAGTAAAATTTGCCAAAGCAGACGAGGGTATGTGGCTACCCTATCTGCTGGGACAACAGGTCTATAATGACATGGTAAAAAAAGGTCTGAAGCTCTCCAAAGAACAGTTGTATAGTATCAATAAAGCGTCTATCAAAGATGCGATCATCATTTTTGGAGGTGGTTGTACCGGTGAGATTGTGAGTAGCCAGGGGCTGATATTTACTAACCACCACTGTGGATATGAGGCGATTGCGGATGCGAGCTCTGTGGAACATAACTATCTGAAGGATGGTTTTTATGCGAAGAGCAAGGATCAGGAGATACCTTCGAAGAAATTGTCTGTACAGTTCCTGGTGCGTGTGGAGGATGTGACGAAAGAGGTAGAGGAGGGATTGAAGGGGTTGAATGGACAAGAGCGTATACAAAAGCAGCAGTCAGTAACTGGTGCGATCGTGGCGAAGGCGACGGAAGGTACTGGTTATGAGGCAAGAGTGCTGCCTATGTTCCGTGGTAACCAGTATTTATTGTTTGTATATGAGCGTTATAAGGATATCCGGTTGGTAGGTACGCCTCCGGAGAGTGTGGGAAAATATGGCGGCGATACGGATAACTGGGAATGGCCCCGTCATACTGGTGATTTCTCCGTGTTCCGTGTGTATGCTTCCAAGGATGGAAAACCTGCTGAGTATTCACCTGAGAATGTTCCTTTGAAGCCTAAACATTTCCTGCCTGTTTCTATCAAGGGGGTAAAGGAGAATGATTATGCGATGATCTTTGGTTATCCCGGAGGGACTAACCGTTATGAGAGTTCTTTTGGTGTGGCTTTGAAGACCGCTGTGGAGAATCCTTCGCTGGTAAACCTGCGTGATGTGCGGTTGAAGGCGATGTTTGAGCAGATGAAGAATAATCCTGCGGTGAAGTTGAAACTGGCTTCATCTTATGCCTCTATTGCGAACTACTGGAAGTTTTTTGACGGTGAGAGCAAGCAGCTGTTGAAATACCATGTATTAGAGCAGAAGAAAACGCAGGAAGCAGCTTTTGAGAAATGGGCTGCCGGTAAGCCGGAGTATGCGAATATTTTCTCTGAGTATGACAAGATCTATAAGAGCTGGGCTCCTTATGCGAAACACCGTATGTATATGAACGAAGGGGTGCTGGGATCGCCAGTAGCCGGTTTTGCTGCGAGCCTGCAGGCGGTAGAAAGGGCGCTGGTGCAGCCGAACACACCTGCTGATGCGGTGAAAAAGGCAGTAGAGGCGGCTGATAAGGCACGTACTGCGTTCCTGGAAGAGGAAGATAAAGCCAGTGACCAGAAGATATTGGCGGCTACCTGTAAGATGTTCTATACAGACATTCCGAAAGATCAGCATCCGATTGGGTTTTATGATGGTCTGAAGGCTAAGTTCGGTGCGTTGGATGATGACAATAGTTATCGTTTGTGGGCTGCGGCTTTGATGTCTAATACGATCATCTTTAATGAAGCGAAGTGGAAGGAGTTTGTGGCGAAACCTGATGCAGTGACGCTGCAGACGGATCCTGCTTTTGCTTATGCCAGTGCTTTTATCAAAAATTATGCAGGTAAGTACCAGCCATTGGCGTTGCAGTTCGGGCTGAAGAATGCGGATCTGGGTCGTTTGTATATGAAAGGTATTATGGAGATGGAGCCGAACAAGCAGATGTATCCGGATGCCAATTTCTCTATGCGTCTGAGCTATGGCCAGGTGAAATCTTATGCTCCCCGGGATGCGGTATCTTATGATTATGTGTGTACGATGAAGGGAGTGCTGGAAAAATATCAACCAGGAGATTATGAGTTTGATCTGCCTGCGAACTATGTGGATCTTTACAACAAGAAAGATTTTGGTCAGTATAAAGATCCGAAGCGTAATGATGTAGTAGTGACATTTATTACTACGAATGATATTACGGGCGGCAACTCCGGTTCTCCGGTGTTGAATGCGAATGGTGAGTTGATCGGTTTGGCATTTGACGGTAACTATGAGGCATTGAGCCACAAGATACAGTTTGACCAGGTGTATAATCGTACGATCTGTGTAGATGTGCGTTATGTATTATGGTGTATTGAGAAGCTGGGCGGTGCGAAGAACATTATTGACGAATTGAAGTTGGTGAAGCAGTAA